The following nucleotide sequence is from Melioribacteraceae bacterium.
TCCGATTTCGGAATGGGTTAAACCAAGAGTGGCTTTTTCTGCAACATCATATCTAACTTTTTCTGTTTCAACTAGATTAACAATCTCATTGAATTCTTTGTTGAAATATCTTTGTATAGCTGAGATTCCTAAATCATGTAAAAGACCGGCAGTAAATGCCTCGCCGGTTCGTTTGTAACCTAAATCTGCTGCTATTCTTTTCGACAGAACTCCCGTAGCAAGTGAATGAGTCCAGAATTTATTTTTATTCCAATTTTTATTTTCACCGTTTTTGAAAGCATCCATTACGGAAAGAGCTACCACAATATTTTTAATATGATTGAATCCGAGAATAACGATTGCAAATTCTACCGTTGATACTTTACGTGGAATACCATAAAGTGGTGAGTTTGCAACCATCAATACTTTTGCAACCATTGCCTGGTCTTTTGAAATAATTCTGCCTAACTCGGCAGCGCTTGTTTTTGGGTCTTCGAGTAATCTTGATATTTCCATCATTAATGTCGGAACCGAAGGAAGATTTCTAATCCTTGATAAATGGCGATAATAGATTACTCGTTTAAGTTCTATTTCTTCGTTTAAATTAATCATTCAAGTGCGCTAATTTTGATCTGAGTTTGTCAATTATTTTTGAGTGAACTTGTGATACTCGTGAAACTGTAATTCCTAATATTTGTGCTATCTCTTTATAGTTAAGGTGTTCGTAATAATAGAGAGTTATAATTAGTCTATCTCTTTCTTCTAGTTTTTGTAATGCTTCGACTAATAATTCTTTTGCTTCTAGATTTTCTAAGGTTTCGTCGGGTTCTTCATTGTCGTCCGGAATTACTTCATAAAGCATAAAACTTTCGTCATCCGAAACACTTTTGTTTAATGATAGATTTGTTGCAAGAATGTTTGAATTTGTCTGAACTCGATATTTGCTTTGTACTTTTCTTATTTCATCAATTATTTTACCACGAATTCTTTGAAGTGCATAAGTCTCGAATTTTGTGCCGTAATCCGGGTCAAATCTGTCAATAGCCTCGCTTAATCCTTCAATACCAAATTGGAAGTAATCTTTTTCGTCAAATATATCGTAGTTGATAAATTTGGAATTGTGGATAACATAATGAACCAGACTTGAGTATGTTATCACAATCTCTTTTTTGAGTTCAAAATTTGGTGACTTCTTATATTCTGACCACAAATCTGTGTTTGACATTTTTACTTCCTAGTTATGTTTCTAGCTATTTCAGCATTCTTTTTTGTTGTTGTGCGGTTAATTGATTTTATAAATAAAATTGTTATAACCGCGAGTGCAAGGGTTGAAAAAACGAACATAACAAATGATCGGAGTAATA
It contains:
- a CDS encoding HDOD domain-containing protein — translated: MINLNEEIELKRVIYYRHLSRIRNLPSVPTLMMEISRLLEDPKTSAAELGRIISKDQAMVAKVLMVANSPLYGIPRKVSTVEFAIVILGFNHIKNIVVALSVMDAFKNGENKNWNKNKFWTHSLATGVLSKRIAADLGYKRTGEAFTAGLLHDLGISAIQRYFNKEFNEIVNLVETEKVRYDVAEKATLGLTHSEIGQFLIKNWNLPDLLGDAVRYHHNPSEAEEDKILPSIIHLADYMTQKYQQGNFDWDENITFDKEIIHNLSFGDVSYLNSFVESYKELFTEHINTIQLY
- a CDS encoding sigma-70 family RNA polymerase sigma factor, with the translated sequence MSNTDLWSEYKKSPNFELKKEIVITYSSLVHYVIHNSKFINYDIFDEKDYFQFGIEGLSEAIDRFDPDYGTKFETYALQRIRGKIIDEIRKVQSKYRVQTNSNILATNLSLNKSVSDDESFMLYEVIPDDNEEPDETLENLEAKELLVEALQKLEERDRLIITLYYYEHLNYKEIAQILGITVSRVSQVHSKIIDKLRSKLAHLND